The Dendrosporobacter quercicolus genome includes a window with the following:
- the pyk gene encoding pyruvate kinase, translated as MKKTKIICTVGPSTDKPGVLEAMIEAGMNVARFNFSHGNHQDHAARIALVRAAAEKAGKPVALLLDTKGPEMRIGKFAEGKVHLQEGQKFILTTREITGTKDEVSVNHKLLPTEVSPGDKILLSDGLIGLQVQAVEGQDILTTVLNGGQISNLKRVAAPGVAVNLPFLSEQDIADILFGASHDMDFVAASFVQRGADVLAIRRVLEEAGATMDIIAKIENAEGVHNIDEILKVVDGLMVARGDLGVEIPTEEVPIVQKDLIEKCNRAGKPVITATQMLESMVTNPRPTRAEASDIANAIMDGTDVIMLSGETASGQYPVEAVQMMAKIAIRTEAALSYGSLLLSQGISLQRSSTDAISHATVQVAHELHAAAIVTSSERGYTPRMVSKYRPQAPIVAVTPHAKTVRRMQLLWGVEAVLGVQSHNSDDMVTNSVNSALQAGAIKEGDLIVLTAGVPVGLTGTTNMLRVYIVGNVLLKGTGVGQKVVSGKVCVANSSKDVQQKYRPGDVLVINAIDDETAKYAATAAAIIAEEGGLTSHAAIVGISYGMPVIVGAEGAISRLSDGMIVTVDAVRGSVYQGEINAR; from the coding sequence ATGAAAAAGACTAAGATTATTTGTACAGTTGGTCCAAGCACCGACAAACCTGGCGTTTTAGAGGCGATGATTGAAGCCGGCATGAATGTCGCCCGCTTTAATTTTTCTCATGGCAATCATCAGGATCATGCCGCGCGGATTGCTTTAGTGCGGGCTGCAGCTGAAAAAGCGGGTAAACCGGTGGCCTTGTTGCTGGATACCAAGGGACCGGAAATGCGGATCGGCAAATTTGCCGAAGGCAAGGTTCATTTACAGGAAGGCCAGAAGTTTATCCTGACAACCAGGGAGATTACCGGTACGAAAGACGAGGTATCGGTTAATCATAAATTATTGCCGACCGAGGTCTCGCCCGGCGATAAAATCTTGTTGTCCGACGGGCTGATCGGCCTTCAGGTGCAAGCTGTTGAAGGGCAGGATATCCTTACGACGGTATTAAACGGCGGGCAAATCAGCAATCTTAAAAGGGTAGCTGCACCTGGCGTAGCAGTTAACCTGCCGTTTTTGTCCGAGCAGGATATTGCCGATATTCTCTTTGGCGCCAGCCATGATATGGATTTCGTAGCTGCTTCCTTTGTCCAGCGGGGCGCTGATGTACTGGCTATTCGCCGCGTTCTTGAGGAAGCCGGCGCAACTATGGATATTATTGCTAAAATTGAAAATGCCGAAGGTGTTCATAATATTGATGAGATATTAAAGGTTGTCGACGGCTTAATGGTGGCCAGAGGCGATTTAGGCGTGGAAATACCAACGGAAGAAGTACCGATTGTCCAAAAAGACTTAATTGAAAAATGCAACCGGGCCGGCAAACCGGTGATAACGGCTACGCAAATGCTGGAGTCGATGGTGACCAACCCACGGCCGACCCGGGCTGAGGCCAGCGATATAGCCAATGCGATCATGGACGGCACGGATGTCATTATGCTGAGCGGTGAAACAGCATCAGGACAATACCCGGTTGAAGCCGTTCAAATGATGGCGAAAATTGCCATCAGGACGGAAGCAGCCTTAAGTTACGGATCGCTGTTGCTGTCCCAGGGGATTTCCCTGCAACGAAGCAGCACTGATGCAATCAGCCATGCCACCGTACAAGTGGCCCATGAACTGCATGCCGCGGCGATTGTGACTTCGAGCGAGCGCGGCTATACGCCGCGGATGGTTTCCAAGTATCGTCCGCAGGCGCCAATTGTCGCTGTTACGCCACATGCCAAGACGGTTCGGCGGATGCAGTTGTTGTGGGGCGTTGAAGCCGTTCTGGGCGTTCAGTCTCATAATAGTGATGATATGGTAACAAACTCAGTGAACAGTGCTTTACAGGCCGGGGCAATTAAAGAAGGCGATCTTATTGTGCTGACAGCCGGCGTGCCTGTCGGACTGACCGGTACTACCAACATGCTGCGGGTGTACATTGTCGGCAATGTTTTGCTCAAAGGCACCGGCGTTGGCCAGAAAGTAGTAAGCGGCAAAGTTTGTGTGGCCAATTCGTCGAAAGATGTTCAGCAAAAATATCGACCCGGCGATGTTCTGGTGATCAACGCCATTGATGATGAAACAGCAAAATATGCAGCTACTGCGGCAGCGATCATTGCTGAAGAAGGAGGCTTAACCTCACATGCCGCCATTGTGGGGATAAGTTATGGCATGCCTGTCATTGTCGGAGCGGAAGGGGCAATCAGCCGGCTGAGTGATGGTATGATCGTAACCGTGGATGCGGTTCGCGGTTCAGTGTATCAGGGTGAAATAAACGCCCGGTAA
- a CDS encoding peptidase U32 family protein — protein MLLSRQSVELLAPAGSREVLEAAIDAGADAVYLGGKRFNMRMHRTDTNFDDKALAEAINYAHRHNVKLYVTVNNLISDRELDSMRDYLKLLGQIRPDALIVQDLAILELARELDLPVPLHASVMMNTHNEYAVRKLQEYGITRVVASREMSLAQLTLLKERTGIEIEYFVHGDMCVAQSGQCLHSGVVFGQSSNRGRCLKPCRWPYQLIDGATGQAVGDADPGPYKLAQKDMCMYRHLPELIQSGVCSFKIEGRMRTADFVKHIVTIYRKAIDNYIANPAGYHIDQRDWDDLQENRSRDFSTCYALGNPGASAIGYTGEREPRFFSQAVTEAGLNTPAGIDAKPAAKAAASPGLSVRVADLDGLTAACQSGADIVYVGGEAFQPAKPWSLGQIARAVAVAAECNVKLIVTTPRITMERESSELEQLFTGLNDIQPHGLMVSNIGMLNLARNYTDLPLYTDFSFNIFNHLSAQLLKNNGAVQAAISPEATYDQIKALIARSALPLELIVHGPLEAMVMDHCIPSAVIGFDFDTSPAAYHRQFELLDTAGQKHPIKIDQYGRNHVLFAKDLCLLAYLPGLNGLASCRIEGQHYAPELVGLLTGAYREQLNRLHAPEPDYTAGRLEQIAAASPRELGIGAFRYRISR, from the coding sequence ATGTTGTTATCACGTCAATCGGTCGAATTGTTAGCTCCCGCCGGGTCGCGGGAAGTTCTGGAAGCAGCAATTGACGCCGGAGCCGATGCCGTTTATTTAGGCGGTAAGCGCTTTAATATGCGTATGCATCGCACCGATACCAATTTTGATGACAAAGCACTGGCAGAGGCCATCAATTACGCCCATAGACACAATGTAAAACTGTATGTAACCGTCAATAACTTAATCAGCGACCGCGAACTTGACAGTATGCGCGACTATTTAAAACTGCTTGGCCAAATCCGGCCGGATGCCTTGATTGTCCAGGATCTTGCCATTCTGGAGCTGGCCAGGGAATTGGATTTGCCAGTGCCGCTGCACGCCTCGGTAATGATGAATACGCACAATGAATACGCCGTCCGCAAGCTGCAGGAATATGGAATTACCAGGGTTGTCGCCAGCCGGGAAATGAGTTTGGCTCAACTGACTTTGCTCAAAGAGCGTACCGGCATTGAAATTGAATATTTCGTACATGGCGATATGTGTGTGGCGCAAAGCGGCCAATGCCTGCATTCAGGCGTGGTATTCGGCCAAAGCTCCAACCGCGGCCGCTGCTTAAAGCCCTGCCGCTGGCCTTATCAGTTGATCGATGGTGCAACCGGACAGGCGGTCGGCGACGCCGACCCGGGTCCTTATAAACTGGCGCAGAAAGATATGTGTATGTACCGTCACTTGCCGGAATTGATTCAGTCCGGAGTTTGTTCATTTAAGATTGAGGGACGGATGCGGACAGCGGATTTTGTCAAACACATTGTGACCATTTACCGTAAAGCCATTGACAACTACATCGCCAATCCCGCAGGCTATCATATCGACCAGCGCGACTGGGACGACCTGCAGGAAAATCGGTCCCGCGACTTTTCCACCTGCTATGCCCTGGGCAATCCCGGAGCCTCGGCCATTGGCTATACCGGAGAACGTGAACCGCGCTTCTTTAGTCAGGCCGTTACCGAAGCCGGGCTGAACACCCCGGCCGGCATCGACGCCAAGCCGGCGGCCAAGGCTGCCGCCAGCCCCGGCCTGTCAGTTCGCGTCGCCGACCTGGACGGCCTGACAGCCGCTTGCCAAAGCGGCGCAGACATTGTTTACGTCGGCGGCGAAGCCTTTCAACCGGCGAAACCATGGTCACTCGGCCAAATTGCCCGGGCGGTGGCGGTGGCTGCTGAATGTAACGTCAAATTAATCGTAACCACGCCCCGGATAACCATGGAGCGGGAAAGCAGCGAGCTTGAACAGCTGTTCACAGGACTAAATGACATTCAGCCCCATGGGCTGATGGTCAGCAACATCGGTATGTTGAATCTGGCCCGCAACTACACTGACCTTCCGCTGTACACCGATTTTTCCTTCAATATCTTTAACCATCTCAGCGCTCAATTGCTGAAAAATAACGGCGCCGTCCAGGCCGCCATTTCACCGGAAGCAACTTATGATCAAATCAAGGCGCTGATTGCCCGGTCCGCCCTGCCGCTTGAACTTATTGTTCATGGCCCGCTTGAAGCAATGGTGATGGATCATTGCATCCCTTCCGCCGTCATCGGTTTCGACTTTGATACCAGTCCGGCTGCTTATCACAGACAGTTTGAACTGTTAGATACAGCCGGACAGAAACATCCGATAAAAATTGACCAGTATGGCCGCAATCATGTGTTATTTGCCAAAGACCTTTGCCTGCTGGCCTATTTGCCGGGCCTGAACGGCCTTGCTTCCTGCCGGATTGAAGGTCAGCATTATGCCCCTGAGCTGGTGGGATTATTGACCGGCGCTTATCGTGAGCAGTTGAACAGGCTGCATGCACCTGAACCTGATTATACAGCCGGCCGACTTGAGCAAATTGCCGCCGCCAGCCCCCGGGAGCTGGGAATCGGCGCCTTCCGCTACCGGATTTCCCGCTAG
- a CDS encoding DNA polymerase III subunit alpha gives MNVVHSNQNFVHLHVHTEYSLLDGASRIEHLIIRAKELGMPAIAITDHGSMYGVIDFYKQAQKHGINPVIGCEVYVAPRSRLEKSAVEGEAYYHLVLLAENNTGYKNLVEIVSRGYTEGFYYKPRIDRELLRQYSEGLICLSACIAGEIPAYFLKGDKIAAEKVAAEYKEIFGDGNFFLELQDHGIPEQKKVNAFLVELARKLDIGLVATNDLHYINKADGECHDVLLCIQMGKTVDDQSRLKFPSNEFYLKSAQEMAGLFSGHDEALANTVKIAERCKVEFEFGKLHLPEFPVPAGLTADAYLRQLCEQNLVRRFPEITAEVTERLDFELSVIGKMDYASYFLIVWDFINYARQNEIPVGPGRGSAAGSIVAYLLGITNIDPLQYGLLFERFLNPERVTMPDIDIDFCYVKRAKVIDYVAERYGADHVAQIITFGTMAAKAAIRDVGRALNMTYGEVDRIAKMIPNELGITLDKALKNNQDLKQAYHNEPAVQKLVDLAMAVEGLPRHASTHAAGLVISKEPLTAYVPLQNSAEGFVTTQYDKDRVEEIGLLKMDLLGLRTLTVIGDALELIRSNRGIHLDMEAIPLKDDKVAEMLAGGDTAGVFQMESSGMTSLVKELKPEGFADLIPLVALYRPGPLGSGMVADFINGRHGRKTVTYLHPLLEPILKETFGVILYQEQVMQIASVLAGFTLGQADLLRRAMGKKKHSVLDAQRDNFLRGARERSLEPGLAAEIFDLMAHFADYGFNKSHSAAYALVAYQTAYLKAHYPQEFMAALLSSVMGANEKVGFYIEECRRMGIAVLPPDIDASKAAFSVDGDSIRFGLAAVKNVGENAIHHLIAARNDQEKFKSLIDFCTRVDMRIVNKRVIESLIKCGAFDSLGARRSQLLAVLERSVEAAACRQRDKASGQIGLFCEDAMDSADEIILPDIEEIPQEQILALEKEMTGFYITGHPLDKYRDKMSGYTPIDRLDGGELTEGKLLRIAGLISSSKRIVTKRGETMCFLDVEDFTSRVEVVVFPRIFDKTHQLLIPDSPVVILGRLNISDDSVKMIAEDITTIDQCQPEVRLRVYKNQETGEVFDSLKKIFSRYHGDAVVYLHLVNSRRVIKTEEKFWIDPGTEVVAHLENILGKGAVQVI, from the coding sequence ATGAATGTTGTCCATTCTAATCAAAATTTTGTCCATCTTCATGTTCATACCGAATATAGTCTGCTGGACGGCGCCAGCAGAATCGAGCACCTGATCATCAGGGCCAAGGAGCTGGGCATGCCGGCAATTGCCATAACCGACCATGGTTCCATGTATGGGGTGATTGATTTTTATAAGCAGGCCCAAAAACATGGCATCAATCCGGTGATTGGCTGCGAAGTTTATGTAGCGCCGCGTTCCCGGCTGGAAAAAAGCGCGGTTGAGGGCGAGGCCTATTATCATTTGGTGCTGCTGGCCGAAAACAATACCGGTTATAAGAATCTGGTGGAAATTGTATCGCGCGGTTATACCGAGGGTTTTTATTATAAGCCCCGGATTGACCGGGAATTGCTGCGTCAATACAGTGAAGGCCTGATTTGTTTGAGCGCCTGCATTGCCGGAGAAATCCCAGCCTATTTTTTAAAGGGGGATAAAATAGCTGCGGAAAAGGTGGCCGCCGAATACAAGGAAATTTTCGGCGACGGCAATTTCTTTCTGGAATTGCAGGATCATGGGATTCCGGAACAAAAAAAGGTTAACGCGTTTTTGGTTGAACTGGCCCGGAAACTGGATATCGGACTGGTAGCGACCAATGATTTGCACTATATCAACAAGGCGGACGGCGAATGCCATGATGTGCTGCTTTGCATCCAAATGGGCAAAACGGTTGACGACCAGTCCCGTCTGAAATTTCCCAGCAATGAATTCTACTTAAAAAGCGCTCAGGAAATGGCCGGCTTGTTTAGCGGTCACGACGAGGCTTTAGCCAATACAGTGAAGATTGCTGAACGCTGCAAGGTGGAATTTGAATTCGGCAAGCTTCATTTACCGGAATTTCCGGTACCGGCCGGCTTAACGGCCGATGCCTACCTGCGCCAGCTTTGTGAGCAAAACCTGGTGAGGCGGTTTCCGGAAATAACGGCGGAAGTTACGGAACGGCTTGACTTTGAGTTGTCGGTGATTGGCAAGATGGACTATGCCAGTTATTTCTTAATTGTCTGGGATTTTATCAATTATGCCAGACAGAATGAAATTCCGGTAGGCCCGGGCCGCGGTTCGGCGGCCGGCAGTATTGTGGCCTACCTGCTGGGCATAACCAATATTGATCCTCTACAGTACGGGCTGCTGTTTGAACGGTTTTTGAATCCTGAACGGGTTACCATGCCTGATATTGACATTGACTTTTGTTATGTAAAGCGGGCTAAGGTTATTGACTATGTGGCCGAACGGTATGGCGCCGACCATGTGGCGCAAATTATTACGTTTGGCACCATGGCGGCTAAAGCCGCCATTCGCGATGTTGGCCGGGCCCTTAACATGACCTATGGCGAAGTTGACCGGATCGCTAAGATGATTCCCAATGAGCTGGGAATCACCCTGGATAAGGCCTTAAAGAATAATCAGGATTTAAAGCAAGCTTACCATAATGAACCTGCTGTGCAAAAACTGGTTGATTTGGCCATGGCGGTTGAAGGGCTGCCCCGCCATGCCTCCACTCATGCTGCCGGTCTGGTCATTTCGAAGGAGCCTTTAACTGCCTATGTACCGCTGCAGAATTCTGCCGAAGGTTTTGTCACCACGCAGTATGATAAAGACCGGGTTGAGGAAATCGGCCTGCTAAAAATGGATTTACTGGGCCTCAGGACCCTGACGGTCATTGGCGATGCGCTGGAATTGATCCGGAGCAACCGGGGGATCCATTTGGATATGGAAGCGATTCCCCTCAAGGATGATAAAGTGGCCGAAATGCTGGCCGGGGGAGATACCGCCGGCGTATTTCAGATGGAATCAAGCGGCATGACCAGTCTGGTCAAGGAGCTTAAGCCGGAGGGCTTTGCCGATTTAATCCCATTGGTGGCGCTATACCGGCCAGGCCCTCTGGGCAGCGGTATGGTGGCCGATTTCATAAACGGGCGTCATGGCCGTAAAACAGTGACATATCTGCATCCTCTGCTTGAGCCCATTTTAAAGGAGACCTTCGGAGTAATTCTTTATCAGGAGCAGGTCATGCAGATTGCCTCAGTACTGGCGGGATTTACATTGGGGCAGGCTGATTTGCTGCGCCGGGCTATGGGGAAGAAAAAGCATTCGGTACTGGACGCGCAGCGGGACAACTTTCTGCGCGGCGCCAGGGAGCGGTCGCTTGAGCCCGGACTGGCGGCGGAGATTTTTGACCTGATGGCCCATTTCGCCGATTACGGCTTTAATAAGTCCCACAGTGCGGCCTATGCCCTGGTGGCTTATCAGACTGCTTATCTAAAGGCCCATTACCCGCAGGAGTTTATGGCTGCCCTGTTGTCCAGCGTGATGGGGGCGAATGAAAAAGTCGGCTTTTATATTGAAGAATGCCGGCGCATGGGGATTGCCGTGTTGCCGCCGGATATCGACGCCAGCAAGGCGGCCTTTAGCGTTGACGGGGATTCCATTCGTTTTGGCCTGGCGGCAGTAAAAAATGTTGGTGAAAATGCCATTCATCATTTGATTGCCGCCCGCAATGACCAGGAAAAGTTCAAATCGCTGATTGACTTTTGTACCCGGGTTGATATGCGGATTGTAAATAAACGGGTGATTGAGAGTTTAATCAAATGCGGCGCTTTCGATTCGCTGGGCGCCCGCCGTTCTCAATTGCTGGCGGTTTTAGAGCGGTCGGTGGAAGCGGCCGCCTGCCGGCAGCGGGATAAGGCCAGCGGTCAGATCGGGTTGTTTTGCGAAGACGCCATGGACAGCGCCGATGAAATTATTCTGCCTGATATTGAGGAGATTCCCCAGGAGCAAATTCTCGCGCTGGAGAAAGAAATGACCGGCTTTTATATTACCGGTCACCCGCTGGATAAGTACCGCGATAAAATGAGCGGTTATACGCCGATTGACCGCCTGGACGGCGGCGAGCTTACTGAAGGAAAGCTGCTCAGAATAGCCGGATTGATCAGCAGCTCCAAACGCATTGTAACCAAGAGAGGTGAAACAATGTGCTTTCTGGATGTTGAGGATTTTACCAGCCGGGTGGAAGTGGTTGTTTTCCCGCGGATTTTCGATAAAACACACCAACTGCTCATTCCTGACAGCCCGGTAGTGATTTTGGGGCGGCTGAACATTAGCGATGACAGCGTTAAAATGATTGCCGAGGACATCACTACCATTGATCAGTGTCAGCCGGAGGTACGTTTACGGGTTTACAAAAACCAGGAAACAGGCGAGGTGTTTGATTCACTAAAGAAGATTTTTTCCCGTTACCACGGTGATGCCGTCGTATATCTTCATTTGGTAAACAGCCGGCGAGTGATTAAAACCGAAGAAAAATTTTGGATCGATCCGGGTACTGAAGTTGTAGCGCATTTAGAAAATATTCTTGGTAAAGGGGCTGTACAAGTAATTTAA
- a CDS encoding M48 family metallopeptidase, protein MPMITIAGRNISYTINYKNRKTIQLKIIGADQLAVSAPPNTSLAELDRIIRTKAGWITKKMLYYRQLAANPVNASWHHGAALLFMGKPYTISIHLAAQHSLVELSEDVITVTTAGNTAAAVPGLLKAWYINQAAALLPGRTAEWSGKLGVQPNRIVIKEQQTRWGSCSSLGNINYNWRIIMAPASVIDYLVVHELCHLRVPNHSADFWRLVGAYLPDFKERRNWLKQNGALLSRPL, encoded by the coding sequence ATGCCAATGATCACAATAGCCGGCCGGAATATCAGCTACACGATCAACTATAAAAACCGGAAAACCATCCAGCTTAAAATCATCGGAGCCGATCAGTTAGCGGTCAGCGCGCCCCCCAATACTTCACTGGCGGAACTAGACCGCATCATCCGGACAAAGGCGGGCTGGATAACGAAAAAAATGCTTTACTACCGGCAATTGGCGGCCAACCCGGTAAACGCCTCCTGGCATCACGGGGCAGCGCTGTTGTTTATGGGCAAACCGTATACCATCAGCATTCACCTCGCCGCCCAGCACTCACTCGTCGAGCTGTCGGAGGATGTCATAACAGTAACCACAGCCGGTAATACCGCCGCCGCAGTGCCCGGACTACTTAAGGCCTGGTACATTAACCAGGCGGCAGCCCTGCTGCCCGGCCGGACAGCCGAATGGAGCGGAAAGCTTGGCGTTCAGCCGAACCGCATTGTCATCAAAGAACAGCAAACCAGATGGGGCAGTTGTTCTTCTTTGGGAAATATTAATTACAACTGGCGCATCATTATGGCCCCTGCCTCCGTCATTGATTACCTTGTTGTCCACGAGTTATGCCATCTGAGAGTGCCCAATCACTCGGCTGATTTCTGGCGGCTGGTTGGCGCATATTTGCCTGATTTTAAAGAACGCCGGAATTGGCTTAAACAAAATGGCGCCCTACTGTCCCGGCCATTGTAA
- a CDS encoding DUF2007 domain-containing protein gives MWTVIYIASNRAQAEMLKNLLCSEGLLANTRPAGVASLLGDGIYEILVLESEADEAHAILCQHAVK, from the coding sequence ATGTGGACAGTCATCTATATTGCGTCAAACCGGGCCCAGGCTGAAATGCTGAAAAATCTGTTATGCAGTGAGGGACTTCTCGCCAATACCCGGCCGGCCGGCGTGGCTTCACTGCTGGGGGACGGGATTTATGAAATTTTGGTTTTGGAATCAGAAGCTGATGAAGCACATGCCATTCTTTGTCAACATGCGGTAAAATAG
- a CDS encoding ABC transporter substrate-binding protein, giving the protein MYRIGILQLTQNLDDAVRGFKQGLNDAGISAEFHYLNADGNLAELPKLAEELAGLEVDLIFACSTPAAKAAAGLAAPIPVVFTPVFDPVGAGLVRSMSKPGGKATGMAGMVKAAAKVEFIQQLLPAAQKIGILYHTTDANSLLETENFRTAAAGFFELTELPVHTPEELSLLENILPPGLDGLFIPIGRVIEENFASIVYYTDARSLPIIASHAPNVPAGALGALTANHQSLGRACSAQAVQILQGASPAAIPVGIVENPEILLNQFSADSLGIELPAVLLAAAQEVYE; this is encoded by the coding sequence TTGTATAGAATCGGGATTTTACAACTTACGCAAAACCTGGACGATGCCGTCAGAGGATTTAAGCAAGGATTGAATGACGCCGGCATTTCAGCTGAATTTCATTATTTGAACGCCGATGGCAACCTGGCTGAGCTGCCAAAGCTGGCCGAAGAGCTGGCCGGTCTGGAAGTCGACCTGATTTTTGCCTGCTCAACGCCGGCCGCCAAAGCCGCTGCCGGGTTAGCCGCGCCAATACCGGTAGTCTTTACGCCGGTATTTGACCCCGTCGGGGCCGGGCTTGTCCGGTCCATGAGCAAGCCGGGCGGCAAAGCTACCGGCATGGCGGGCATGGTGAAAGCAGCCGCCAAGGTAGAGTTTATCCAACAGTTGCTGCCGGCCGCCCAAAAAATTGGTATCCTCTATCATACAACCGACGCCAATTCGCTGCTGGAAACTGAAAACTTCCGCACCGCTGCCGCCGGCTTTTTTGAACTAACCGAACTGCCTGTGCACACACCGGAGGAGCTTTCCCTGCTGGAGAATATTCTGCCGCCGGGGTTAGACGGATTGTTCATTCCCATTGGCCGGGTCATCGAGGAGAACTTTGCCAGCATCGTTTATTATACCGATGCACGAAGCCTGCCGATCATCGCCTCACATGCCCCGAACGTTCCGGCCGGCGCCCTGGGCGCTTTAACCGCCAATCACCAGAGCCTGGGCCGGGCCTGTTCGGCGCAGGCGGTGCAGATTCTGCAAGGCGCTTCACCTGCGGCTATACCTGTAGGCATAGTAGAAAATCCTGAAATATTGCTCAATCAGTTTTCAGCCGACAGCCTGGGCATCGAGCTGCCCGCCGTTCTGCTCGCGGCAGCTCAGGAAGTTTACGAATAA
- a CDS encoding acyltransferase: MSKQRIQAIEYIRGIAMLGVIGIHTGAYSLANPLVNVHLFACFEILTRFSVPIFFFVSAFGLFHKQDLSGKFDYRQFMSRRLRAVLLPYLVWSLLYMLHYTWISGDAAIWKPQLLLQYIAFGLASYQLYFLVILLWFYSLMPLWRVAVRRISANPLRSLCLLLLLQIAVNYYSSYILTPNFSNYYINVAIKHRLSYWVVHYLFIFILGAVCAVHYRQFLHYLKNNRPAIRWSLLLSVTGMLGYYYFLLYSRGYSPEQAVNTAHQLSPIGVIYTLTATLYLCSEFTFTALPTGLKKFLSALGRHSYPVYLVHPLVMYHLIDGIARSGKLMTAPVTIAFFTLTIAVSMACAVLLEKTGQFIPLISLLLTGSLGKAKIKQPVGKTHSLG; the protein is encoded by the coding sequence ATGTCAAAGCAACGAATTCAGGCCATTGAATACATTCGCGGCATAGCAATGCTCGGTGTTATTGGCATCCATACCGGCGCATATTCTTTAGCAAATCCGTTGGTAAATGTCCATTTGTTTGCCTGTTTTGAAATTTTGACCAGATTCAGCGTCCCCATTTTCTTTTTTGTCTCGGCCTTTGGCCTATTTCACAAGCAGGACTTATCAGGAAAATTCGACTACCGCCAATTTATGAGCCGGCGTCTCCGGGCAGTCCTCCTTCCGTACCTGGTATGGTCACTGTTGTATATGCTTCATTATACCTGGATCAGCGGCGATGCAGCCATCTGGAAGCCCCAGCTTTTATTACAGTATATCGCCTTTGGGCTTGCTTCCTACCAATTATATTTTCTGGTCATACTGCTATGGTTTTATTCCCTGATGCCGCTCTGGCGGGTAGCCGTACGGCGAATATCCGCCAATCCCCTGCGGAGTCTTTGTCTCCTGCTGCTTTTGCAAATAGCGGTTAATTATTACTCAAGTTATATTCTGACGCCAAATTTCTCCAATTACTATATCAATGTTGCGATTAAACACCGACTAAGCTATTGGGTTGTTCACTACCTGTTTATCTTTATCCTCGGCGCTGTCTGCGCCGTACACTACCGGCAATTTCTCCATTACCTGAAAAACAATCGCCCAGCCATCCGGTGGTCGTTGCTCTTGTCCGTAACCGGTATGCTGGGCTACTACTACTTTCTGCTGTATTCCAGAGGCTATTCGCCGGAGCAGGCGGTAAACACCGCCCATCAGCTCAGCCCGATCGGCGTTATTTACACGTTAACGGCAACACTCTATCTGTGTTCGGAATTTACCTTTACCGCCCTGCCTACAGGGCTGAAAAAATTTCTGTCGGCTTTAGGCCGGCACTCTTATCCGGTTTATCTGGTTCATCCCTTGGTGATGTACCATCTGATTGACGGCATTGCCCGGTCCGGGAAACTAATGACCGCTCCGGTGACTATCGCTTTCTTCACGCTTACGATCGCGGTTAGCATGGCCTGTGCGGTGCTGCTGGAAAAGACCGGCCAGTTTATTCCGCTCATCAGCCTTTTGCTCACCGGCAGTTTAGGTAAAGCAAAAATTAAGCAGCCTGTTGGTAAAACGCACTCATTAGGTTAA